The segment GTCTCACTGACGTTGTCACCCCGTCTGAACGCCTGCGCCGCGTCAGCAGGGGGTAAACTGGAGACATGACGCAAACTGTTGTTTCTGTCGTCCTTTTCCTTGTCATCCTGGCCCTGCTGCCGCCGGCGGTGCGGTGGTTCCAGCAGCGTGCCCCGGGCGGCGCATCCAATGCCGCTGTTTCCCGCATCGTCTCGTCCCTGGCCGTCGGCCCACAGCAAAGGGTGGTGACCGTCGAGGTCGGCCCCGAGGGCGCCCGCACCTGGCTGGTGCTGGGCGTGACGGCGCAGAACATCACCTGTCTGCACAGCATGCCGGCGGCTTCGGCGCCGGCGCGCAGCGTGTTTGCAGCACCGGCCGGCAAGGCGCCGGCCGACGGGGACACGGCCTGATGCGTCACAGCGTCTTCCGCAGCTTCCTGCGCATGGCGGCTGGTCCGCTTGCCATGCTGCTCCTGCTGCTGGCGGCGCCGGTGCTGGCGCAGGAAAATGCGCCGCTGGGGGCGTCCCAGATCAACCCCACCCAGCTGCCCCTGATCGTGGGGAACGACGCATCGGGCACCAACTACTCGGTGCCGATCCAGACCCTGCTGTTCTTCACGGCGCTGTCCTTCCTGCCGGCCATCCTGCTCATGATGACGGGTTTCACCCGCATCGTCATCGTGCTGTCCCTGCTGCGCCAGGCGCTGGGCACGCAGTCGGCGCCGCCCAACCAGGTGGTCATCGGCCTGTCGCTGTTCCTGACCTTCTTTGTCATGGGGCCGACCTTCGACCGTATCTACGCCGACGCCTACCTGCCCTACACGCAGAACGTCATCAGCTTCGACCAGGCGCTGGCGCGTGGTGAGGCGCCGATCCGCCAGTTCATGA is part of the Rhodoferax sp. BAB1 genome and harbors:
- the fliP gene encoding flagellar type III secretion system pore protein FliP (The bacterial flagellar biogenesis protein FliP forms a type III secretion system (T3SS)-type pore required for flagellar assembly.) is translated as MAAGPLAMLLLLLAAPVLAQENAPLGASQINPTQLPLIVGNDASGTNYSVPIQTLLFFTALSFLPAILLMMTGFTRIVIVLSLLRQALGTQSAPPNQVVIGLSLFLTFFVMGPTFDRIYADAYLPYTQNVISFDQALARGEAPIRQFMTKQTRQSDYALFAKLAKLDPAVKIDTAPMRVLIPAFVTSELKTAFQIGFLIFIPFLVIDIVVASVLMSLGMMMLSPVLVALPFKLMLFVLADGWNLLIGSLAASFVP
- a CDS encoding flagellar biosynthetic protein FliO, with protein sequence MTQTVVSVVLFLVILALLPPAVRWFQQRAPGGASNAAVSRIVSSLAVGPQQRVVTVEVGPEGARTWLVLGVTAQNITCLHSMPAASAPARSVFAAPAGKAPADGDTA